One genomic window of Cupriavidus malaysiensis includes the following:
- a CDS encoding (2Fe-2S) ferredoxin domain-containing protein — protein sequence MSSYYQHHVFFCLNERAPGEACCATHNAKAMQEYAKKRCKELGIAGGEGRVRINKAGCLNRCELGPVLVVYPEAVWYTFVDEQDIDEIIDSHLVHGKPVERLMVDR from the coding sequence ATGAGCAGCTACTACCAACACCACGTCTTCTTCTGCCTGAACGAACGCGCGCCGGGCGAAGCCTGCTGCGCCACGCACAATGCCAAGGCCATGCAGGAATACGCCAAGAAGCGCTGCAAGGAACTCGGCATCGCCGGTGGCGAAGGACGCGTGCGCATCAACAAGGCCGGCTGCCTGAACCGCTGTGAACTCGGACCGGTGCTGGTGGTCTACCCCGAGGCCGTCTGGTACACCTTCGTCGACGAGCAGGACATCGACGAAATCATCGACAGCCATCTGGTGCACGGCAAGCCGGTCGAGCGCCTGATGGTCGATCGCTGA
- a CDS encoding dicarboxylate/amino acid:cation symporter has product MRKPFYKILYVQVLFAILVGIVLGHFWPDTGISMKPLGDGFIKLIKMIIGPIIFCTVVSGIAGMRDMKKVGRVGGKALLYFEVISTFALLIGLGAAHLLQPGAGFNIDPATLDTKSISQYVSKAHGQSTVEFLMHIIPDTIFSAFSNGDILQILLVSLFFGSALAAMGDRSRIVFDLVEQVSKVFFHIVHVITKVAPLGAFGAMAFTIGKYGLGSLVPLLKLIGTFYFTAIVFVLVVLGTVARLTGFSIIRFVAYIKEELLIVLGTSSSEAALPHLMEKLERLGCSKSVVGLVVPTGYSFNLDGTNIYMTMAVLFIAQATGIELTLMQQLTILAVAMITSKGASGVTGSGFITLAATLAVVPDIPVAGMVLILGIDRFMSECRALTNIIGNGVATVVVSAWERELDRTQLARALRHGGELADDLGDAGQSAR; this is encoded by the coding sequence ATGAGGAAACCCTTCTACAAGATCCTGTACGTACAGGTGCTGTTCGCCATCCTGGTCGGCATCGTGCTGGGACACTTCTGGCCGGATACCGGCATCTCGATGAAGCCGCTCGGGGATGGCTTCATCAAGCTGATCAAGATGATCATCGGGCCGATCATCTTCTGTACCGTGGTGTCGGGCATCGCCGGCATGCGCGACATGAAGAAGGTCGGCCGGGTCGGCGGCAAGGCGCTGCTGTACTTCGAGGTCATCTCCACCTTCGCGCTGCTGATCGGCCTGGGCGCGGCCCACCTGCTGCAGCCGGGCGCGGGTTTCAACATCGATCCGGCCACGCTGGATACCAAGTCGATTTCGCAGTACGTGTCCAAGGCGCATGGCCAGAGCACGGTCGAGTTCCTGATGCACATCATCCCGGACACGATCTTCAGCGCCTTCTCCAACGGCGACATCCTGCAGATCCTGCTGGTCTCGCTGTTCTTCGGCTCCGCGCTGGCCGCCATGGGCGACCGCTCGCGCATCGTCTTCGACCTGGTCGAGCAGGTCTCCAAGGTCTTCTTCCACATCGTCCACGTGATCACCAAGGTCGCCCCGCTGGGCGCCTTCGGCGCGATGGCCTTCACCATCGGCAAGTACGGTCTCGGCTCGCTGGTGCCGCTGCTCAAGCTGATCGGCACCTTCTACTTCACGGCGATCGTGTTCGTGCTGGTGGTGCTCGGCACGGTGGCGCGCCTGACCGGCTTCTCCATCATCCGCTTCGTCGCCTACATCAAGGAAGAACTGCTGATCGTGCTGGGCACCAGCTCGTCGGAAGCGGCGCTGCCCCACCTGATGGAAAAGCTGGAACGGCTCGGCTGCTCCAAGTCGGTGGTCGGCCTGGTGGTGCCCACCGGCTATTCGTTCAACCTGGACGGCACCAATATCTACATGACGATGGCGGTGCTGTTCATCGCGCAGGCCACCGGCATCGAGCTGACGCTGATGCAGCAGCTCACCATCCTGGCCGTGGCCATGATCACCTCCAAGGGCGCCAGCGGCGTGACCGGTTCCGGCTTCATCACGCTGGCGGCAACGCTGGCCGTGGTGCCCGACATCCCGGTGGCCGGCATGGTGCTGATCCTGGGCATCGACCGCTTCATGAGCGAATGCCGCGCGCTGACCAATATCATCGGCAACGGCGTGGCGACGGTGGTGGTGTCGGCCTGGGAGCGCGAGCTCGACCGCACCCAACTGGCCCGCGCGCTGCGCCACGGCGGCGAACTGGCCGACGATCTTGGCGACGCAGGACAGAGCGCCCGCTGA
- a CDS encoding sensor histidine kinase gives MPHSDDFLAVHDPAAARQASAPGGDGRWWGFIAALAGGLLLLCCATWLLSVQRGIGALERDTATRADRYAATLEATLDRYEFLPALVSFHPFVHQLLAAPDDPARVAAANRYLDDVNRNAHASATYVIAANGRALAASNYADPGSFVGTDYRFRPYFQIASRGRVARYYAIGVTSDEPGYYIAQPVESGGRVIGVTVVKLNLEWFQRAGGDRAEPLMVSDEHGVVFLSSVPAWQYRTLQPLSQGLEAELAATRQYHDREVSPLALHALSSPVTRWLNSTVLGPGSRLVGVARQAAPGHAAGSTADAVRVGSERADRYLEVSRKVGPADWTMHVMASVDPVLAGARNATIGAALAYACACLLLVNWRQRRQRARDMQYSRRLLEAAYDELERRVEARTADLMAINEQLEGEVVERTRAENELRATQDELVQASKLAALGQMAAGITHELNQPLAALRTFSDNTRVLLERGQLDAAAGNLVAIADLTERMGKITGQLKLFAGKARQRRHAVALQGALDHVLALLAPRLAGVRLSCSGLEAEPGLAVWADELKLEQVLLNLVANALDAVAAAAPDQPRIALTVSAGAETVTVAVRDNGTGIAPEALPHLFEPFFTTKEIGQGLGLGLAISSSIVREFGGQLSAAGAEGGGAEFLLVLRRAPGQQVAAVGRDAGVHP, from the coding sequence ATGCCGCATTCCGACGATTTCCTCGCCGTGCATGACCCCGCTGCCGCACGCCAGGCTTCGGCGCCCGGCGGCGACGGGCGCTGGTGGGGGTTTATCGCCGCGCTCGCCGGCGGCCTGCTGCTGCTGTGCTGCGCCACCTGGCTGCTCTCCGTGCAGCGCGGCATCGGCGCGCTGGAGCGCGACACCGCCACCCGCGCGGACCGCTACGCAGCGACCCTGGAGGCCACGCTGGACCGCTACGAGTTCCTGCCGGCGCTGGTTTCCTTCCATCCCTTCGTCCACCAGCTGCTGGCCGCGCCCGACGACCCCGCGCGCGTGGCGGCGGCCAACCGCTACCTGGACGACGTCAACCGCAATGCCCATGCCTCGGCCACCTATGTGATCGCCGCCAACGGCCGGGCGCTGGCCGCCAGCAACTATGCCGACCCGGGCAGCTTCGTCGGCACCGACTACCGCTTCCGCCCCTATTTCCAGATCGCCTCGCGCGGCCGGGTCGCGCGCTACTACGCCATCGGCGTGACCAGCGACGAGCCAGGCTACTACATCGCCCAGCCGGTAGAGTCCGGCGGGCGCGTGATCGGCGTGACGGTGGTCAAGCTCAACCTCGAATGGTTCCAGCGCGCCGGCGGCGACCGCGCCGAGCCGCTGATGGTCAGCGACGAGCACGGCGTGGTCTTCCTGTCCTCGGTGCCGGCCTGGCAGTACCGTACGCTGCAGCCGCTGTCGCAGGGACTGGAGGCCGAACTGGCGGCCACGCGCCAGTACCACGACCGCGAGGTCTCGCCGCTGGCGCTGCATGCGCTCAGTTCGCCCGTGACCCGCTGGCTCAACAGCACCGTGCTGGGGCCGGGCTCGCGGCTGGTCGGCGTGGCGCGCCAGGCGGCCCCGGGGCATGCGGCAGGCAGCACCGCCGATGCGGTGCGCGTCGGCAGCGAGCGCGCCGACCGCTACCTGGAGGTCAGCCGCAAGGTGGGGCCGGCCGACTGGACCATGCACGTGATGGCCTCGGTCGACCCGGTGCTGGCCGGTGCGCGCAATGCCACCATCGGCGCCGCGCTGGCCTACGCCTGCGCCTGCCTGCTGCTGGTCAACTGGCGCCAGCGCCGCCAGCGCGCGCGCGACATGCAATACAGCCGGCGGCTGCTGGAGGCCGCCTACGACGAGCTGGAGCGCCGCGTCGAGGCGCGGACGGCCGACCTGATGGCCATCAACGAGCAGCTCGAGGGCGAGGTGGTCGAGCGCACGCGTGCCGAAAACGAGTTGCGCGCGACCCAGGACGAGCTGGTGCAGGCCAGCAAGCTGGCCGCGCTCGGCCAGATGGCGGCTGGTATCACCCATGAACTGAACCAGCCGCTGGCCGCGCTGCGCACCTTCTCCGACAACACGCGCGTGCTGCTCGAACGCGGCCAGCTCGATGCCGCGGCCGGCAACCTGGTCGCCATCGCCGACCTTACCGAGCGCATGGGGAAGATCACCGGCCAGCTCAAGCTGTTCGCCGGCAAGGCGCGGCAGCGCCGCCACGCGGTCGCGCTGCAAGGCGCGCTGGACCACGTGCTGGCGCTGCTGGCACCGCGCCTGGCGGGTGTGCGCCTGAGCTGCAGCGGGCTGGAGGCGGAGCCCGGCCTGGCCGTCTGGGCCGATGAACTCAAGCTCGAGCAGGTGCTGCTCAACCTGGTCGCCAATGCGCTCGACGCAGTGGCGGCCGCGGCGCCGGACCAGCCGCGCATCGCGCTGACGGTCAGCGCCGGCGCGGAGACGGTGACGGTGGCGGTGCGCGACAATGGCACTGGCATCGCGCCCGAGGCGCTGCCCCATCTGTTCGAGCCCTTCTTCACCACCAAGGAGATCGGCCAGGGGCTGGGCCTCGGCCTGGCCATCTCCTCGTCCATCGTGCGTGAGTTCGGCGGCCAGCTCAGCGCGGCCGGCGCCGAGGGCGGCGGTGCCGAATTCCTGCTGGTGCTGCGCCGAGCGCCCGGCCAGCAGGTCGCCGCCGTTGGCCGCGATGCCGGGGTCCATCCATGA
- a CDS encoding sigma-54-dependent transcriptional regulator yields the protein MQEGLRVLFVEDEPLVRQATAQSLELAGFSVLALPSAEAAMPHLAADFPGVLVTDVRLSGASGLDLLHHCRNAAPGVPVILVTGHGDITMAVQAMREGAYDFIEKPFGADRLTDTVRRALERRALELENRALRRELAGPAGSTRIIGRSPAIEQVRALVANVAPTDVPVMINGETGTGKELVARSLHALSTRHDGPFIALNCGAVPEAIFESEMFGHEAGAFTGAGKRRIGKLEHASGGTLFLDEIESMPLALQVKLLRVLQEGMLERLGSNTSIPIDVRIVAAAKGDMEALVAQGAFRQDLYYRLNVVTIPLPPLRERREDIVSLFEHFMLVAAVRYQRPVPLLAEAQRQALMQRPWPGNVRELRNAADRLVLGVPEGGAAAAAADDGMPLKERMERYERALIADTLARTGGAVSQAADLLQVGKATLYEKIKRYGL from the coding sequence ATGCAAGAAGGTCTGCGAGTCCTGTTTGTCGAAGACGAGCCCCTGGTGCGCCAGGCCACGGCCCAGAGCCTGGAACTGGCCGGCTTCTCCGTGCTGGCGCTGCCCTCGGCGGAAGCCGCCATGCCGCACCTGGCGGCGGACTTTCCCGGCGTGCTGGTGACGGACGTGCGCCTGTCGGGCGCCAGCGGCCTCGACCTGCTGCATCACTGCCGCAACGCGGCGCCCGGCGTGCCGGTGATCCTGGTCACCGGCCACGGCGATATCACCATGGCGGTGCAGGCCATGCGCGAAGGCGCCTACGATTTCATCGAGAAGCCCTTCGGCGCCGACCGCCTGACCGACACCGTGCGGCGCGCGCTGGAACGGCGCGCGCTGGAGCTGGAGAACCGTGCGTTGCGGCGCGAGCTGGCAGGGCCGGCCGGGAGCACCCGCATCATCGGCCGCTCGCCCGCCATCGAACAGGTACGTGCGCTGGTGGCCAACGTCGCGCCCACCGACGTGCCGGTGATGATCAACGGCGAGACCGGCACCGGCAAGGAACTGGTGGCACGCAGCCTGCACGCGCTCTCGACACGGCACGACGGGCCTTTCATCGCCCTGAACTGCGGCGCGGTGCCGGAGGCCATCTTCGAGAGCGAGATGTTCGGCCACGAGGCCGGAGCCTTCACCGGTGCCGGCAAGCGCCGCATCGGCAAGCTCGAACATGCCTCGGGCGGCACGCTCTTCCTCGACGAGATCGAAAGCATGCCACTGGCACTGCAGGTCAAGCTGCTGCGGGTGCTGCAGGAAGGCATGCTGGAACGGCTCGGCTCCAATACCTCGATTCCCATCGACGTGCGCATCGTCGCCGCGGCCAAGGGCGATATGGAAGCCCTGGTGGCGCAGGGCGCCTTCCGCCAGGACCTTTACTACCGGCTCAACGTGGTCACCATCCCGCTGCCGCCGCTGCGCGAGCGGCGCGAGGACATCGTGTCCCTGTTCGAGCATTTCATGCTGGTCGCCGCGGTGCGCTACCAGCGCCCGGTGCCGCTGCTGGCCGAAGCGCAGCGCCAGGCGCTGATGCAGCGTCCCTGGCCCGGCAACGTGCGTGAACTGCGCAATGCCGCCGACCGCCTGGTGCTGGGCGTGCCCGAAGGCGGCGCAGCGGCCGCCGCCGCCGACGACGGCATGCCGCTCAAGGAGCGCATGGAGCGCTACGAGCGCGCGCTGATCGCCGACACGCTGGCCCGCACCGGCGGCGCCGTCAGCCAGGCCGCCGACCTGCTGCAGGTGGGCAAGGCGACGCTGTACGAGAAGATCAAGCGCTACGGGTTGTAG
- a CDS encoding ATP-dependent helicase produces the protein MPASPDLDLDLLPADAGTDAATATVLPEPAPAAHLAGLNPEQRAAAEHDGERPLLIIAGAGSGKTNTLAHRVAHLVLSGTDPRRILLLTFSRRAAAEMGRRVERIVDRAVGGSGAGRAALQWSGTFHAIGARLLREYAETIGLSPAFTISDRGDAADLMHMVRHDLGLSEQTARFPRKETCLAIYSRAVNTQAPLDEVLRRHFPRYAMWEEALRTLFAAYVEAKQDQQVLDYDDLLLYWAQALGEPALAADMGARFDHVLVDEYQDTNALQASILLALKPDGRGLTVVGDDAQSIYAFRGATVRNILDFPEHFSPPAARVTLERNYRSTQPILAAANAVIAQAAERYSKELWSERASAEKPGVVVVADEAEQARYVVERILERREAGLALLSQAVLFRAADHSAQLEIELTRRNIPFVKFGGLKFLESGHVKDVLAMLRWLQNPRDRIAGFRALQLLPGFGPKTAGRMLDAIAVATQPLFALESFTPPAAAEPAWADLLALARALLAPASSWPAGFEQVVAWYLPHLERMHDDAAARQADLQQLERIAATYASRERFLTELTLDPPDASSDESGVPLRDEDYLILSTIHSAKGQEWKAVYLLNAVDGCLPSDLATGTTEEIEEERRLLYVAMTRARDHLDVVVPQRFYVHQQPGYGDRHVYASRTRFLPNRVMGNFHSRAWPPPPPVDAAPARSALPAVDLAAKMRKMWR, from the coding sequence ATGCCAGCCTCTCCCGACCTCGACCTCGATCTACTTCCTGCCGACGCCGGCACGGACGCCGCCACCGCGACCGTGCTCCCTGAGCCCGCGCCGGCCGCGCACCTTGCCGGCCTCAATCCGGAGCAGCGCGCCGCCGCCGAACACGATGGCGAGCGCCCGCTGCTGATCATCGCGGGCGCCGGCTCCGGCAAGACCAACACGCTCGCGCACCGTGTCGCCCACCTGGTGCTGTCGGGAACCGACCCGCGCCGCATCCTGCTGCTGACCTTCTCGCGCCGCGCCGCCGCCGAGATGGGCCGGCGCGTCGAACGCATCGTCGACCGTGCCGTCGGCGGCAGCGGCGCCGGACGGGCGGCACTGCAATGGTCGGGCACCTTCCACGCGATCGGCGCCCGCCTGCTGCGCGAATACGCGGAGACGATCGGACTGTCGCCCGCCTTCACCATCAGCGACCGCGGCGACGCCGCCGACCTGATGCACATGGTGCGCCACGATCTCGGCCTGTCCGAGCAGACCGCGCGCTTTCCACGCAAGGAAACCTGCCTGGCCATCTATTCGCGCGCGGTGAATACCCAGGCGCCGCTGGACGAGGTGCTGCGGCGCCATTTCCCGCGCTATGCGATGTGGGAAGAGGCGCTGCGCACCCTGTTCGCCGCCTACGTCGAGGCCAAGCAGGACCAGCAGGTGCTCGACTACGACGACCTGTTGCTCTACTGGGCGCAGGCGCTGGGCGAGCCCGCGCTGGCGGCGGACATGGGCGCACGCTTCGACCATGTGCTGGTCGACGAGTACCAGGACACCAACGCGCTGCAGGCCTCCATCCTGCTCGCGCTCAAGCCCGACGGGCGCGGCCTGACCGTGGTCGGCGACGACGCTCAGTCGATCTACGCCTTCCGCGGTGCCACGGTGCGCAACATCCTCGACTTCCCCGAGCACTTCTCGCCCCCCGCGGCGCGCGTCACGCTGGAGCGCAACTACCGTTCCACCCAGCCCATCCTCGCCGCCGCCAACGCCGTCATCGCCCAGGCCGCGGAACGCTACAGCAAGGAGCTGTGGAGCGAGCGCGCCTCGGCCGAGAAGCCCGGCGTGGTGGTGGTGGCCGACGAGGCCGAGCAGGCACGCTATGTGGTCGAGCGCATCCTGGAGCGGCGCGAGGCCGGGCTGGCGCTGCTGTCGCAGGCGGTGCTGTTCCGTGCGGCCGACCACAGCGCCCAGCTCGAGATCGAACTGACCCGGCGCAACATCCCCTTCGTGAAGTTCGGCGGGCTCAAGTTCCTCGAGTCCGGCCACGTCAAGGATGTGCTGGCCATGCTGCGCTGGCTGCAGAACCCGCGCGACCGCATCGCCGGCTTCCGCGCGCTGCAGCTGCTGCCGGGCTTCGGCCCCAAGACCGCCGGGCGCATGCTCGACGCCATCGCCGTGGCCACCCAACCGCTGTTCGCGCTGGAATCCTTCACGCCCCCCGCGGCCGCGGAACCGGCCTGGGCCGACCTGCTGGCGCTGGCACGCGCGCTGCTGGCACCAGCCTCGTCCTGGCCTGCCGGGTTCGAGCAGGTGGTGGCCTGGTACCTGCCGCACCTGGAACGCATGCACGACGATGCCGCGGCGCGCCAGGCCGACCTGCAGCAACTCGAACGCATCGCCGCGACCTACGCCTCGCGCGAACGCTTCCTCACCGAACTGACGCTCGATCCGCCCGACGCCTCCAGCGATGAATCCGGCGTGCCGCTGCGCGACGAGGACTACCTGATCCTGTCCACCATCCACTCGGCCAAGGGACAGGAATGGAAGGCGGTCTACCTGCTCAATGCCGTGGACGGCTGCCTGCCCTCGGACCTGGCCACCGGCACCACCGAGGAAATCGAGGAAGAGCGCCGCCTGCTCTACGTGGCGATGACGCGCGCGCGCGACCACCTCGACGTGGTGGTACCGCAGCGCTTCTACGTGCACCAGCAGCCAGGCTACGGCGACCGCCACGTCTACGCCTCGCGTACGCGCTTCCTGCCCAATCGCGTGATGGGCAACTTCCACAGCCGCGCCTGGCCACCGCCCCCCCCGGTGGATGCCGCACCGGCACGCAGCGCGCTGCCGGCGGTGGACCTGGCGGCGAAGATGCGCAAGATGTGGCGCTAG
- a CDS encoding TlpA disulfide reductase family protein, which produces MTTPASPATRKRWPLIATLFVVALFGWFGYRAITPAATVPAAEFTLLSGQKISTADLKGKVYLVNFWATSCATCVKEMPEMVRTYQQYKDKGLEFVAVAMNYDPPMYVMNYAQTRQLPFKVAMDAGGTAAKAFGDVQLTPTTFVVDKDGRILKRYVGEPEWDALHKLLDGALAKSA; this is translated from the coding sequence ATGACGACCCCTGCTTCCCCCGCCACGCGCAAGCGCTGGCCGCTGATCGCCACCCTGTTCGTGGTGGCCCTGTTCGGCTGGTTCGGCTATCGCGCCATCACGCCCGCCGCAACCGTGCCGGCGGCCGAGTTCACCCTGCTTTCCGGCCAGAAGATCAGCACCGCCGACCTGAAGGGCAAGGTCTACCTGGTCAACTTCTGGGCCACCAGCTGCGCCACCTGCGTCAAGGAGATGCCCGAGATGGTGCGCACCTATCAGCAGTACAAGGACAAGGGACTGGAATTCGTCGCGGTGGCGATGAACTATGACCCGCCGATGTATGTGATGAATTACGCCCAGACGCGCCAGCTGCCCTTCAAGGTGGCGATGGACGCCGGCGGCACGGCCGCCAAGGCCTTCGGCGACGTGCAGCTGACGCCGACCACCTTCGTGGTCGACAAGGATGGCCGCATCTTGAAGCGCTACGTGGGCGAGCCCGAGTGGGATGCGCTGCACAAGCTGCTGGACGGGGCCCTGGCCAAGTCGGCCTGA
- a CDS encoding thioredoxin produces the protein MPPLILSTALPTTLSTTPPPVRPAAPAGRARRWLAGLALAGAALPALAASTLPGATDLGAQGREATRRGGPLVLLLSLPGCGYCETVRRNYLGPMAAAGEITARELDIGTDAPLRDADGTMTGARAWARARGLAFAPTVLFLDAHGREAAPPLRGLQPDFYGAYLEQRLEAARAALAGPR, from the coding sequence ATGCCGCCCCTCATCTTGTCCACCGCCTTGCCCACCACCCTGTCTACCACCCCGCCCCCTGTCCGCCCCGCCGCGCCGGCAGGCCGCGCGCGGCGCTGGCTGGCCGGGCTGGCCCTGGCCGGTGCCGCGCTGCCGGCCTTGGCGGCGAGCACGCTGCCGGGCGCGACCGATCTCGGCGCCCAGGGGCGCGAGGCCACGCGCCGCGGCGGGCCGCTGGTGCTGCTGCTGTCCCTGCCCGGCTGCGGCTACTGCGAAACCGTGCGGCGCAACTATCTGGGCCCGATGGCTGCCGCCGGCGAGATCACGGCGCGCGAACTGGACATCGGCACCGATGCGCCGCTGCGCGACGCTGACGGCACCATGACCGGCGCACGTGCCTGGGCCCGCGCGCGCGGGCTGGCGTTCGCACCTACCGTGCTCTTCCTCGACGCCCACGGCCGCGAGGCGGCGCCCCCGCTACGCGGCCTGCAGCCGGACTTCTACGGCGCCTACCTCGAACAGCGCCTGGAAGCCGCGCGCGCCGCCCTCGCCGGGCCGCGCTGA
- a CDS encoding LysE family transporter, with product MRWEVWLAYFAACWLIALSPGSGAVLSMSHGLSYGLRKASTTIFGLQAGLVIILLVAGGGLGALLIASEHAFAVVKTVGALYLIYLGIQQWRAKVDAAPQAEGGAVRTTVMSPRRRFATGLLTNVTNPKGIIFMVAVLPQFIDPTHALAPQLALLAVTMCGVDLIVMHGYALLASRMQGLFRNARAVRWQNRVFGSVLMAVGAALFFVRRHPAG from the coding sequence ATGCGTTGGGAAGTCTGGCTGGCCTATTTCGCCGCCTGTTGGCTGATCGCCCTGTCACCCGGATCGGGTGCCGTGCTGTCGATGAGTCATGGCCTGTCCTATGGCCTGAGGAAGGCCAGCACCACCATCTTCGGCCTGCAGGCCGGGCTGGTGATCATCCTGCTGGTGGCGGGCGGCGGCCTGGGCGCGCTGCTGATCGCCTCCGAGCACGCCTTCGCGGTGGTCAAGACGGTCGGGGCGCTTTACCTGATCTACCTGGGCATCCAGCAATGGCGCGCCAAGGTGGACGCCGCCCCGCAGGCCGAAGGCGGGGCGGTGCGCACCACCGTGATGAGCCCGCGCCGACGCTTCGCCACCGGGTTGCTGACCAATGTCACCAACCCGAAGGGCATCATCTTCATGGTCGCGGTGCTGCCGCAGTTCATCGACCCGACCCATGCGCTGGCGCCGCAGTTGGCGCTGCTGGCCGTCACCATGTGCGGTGTCGACCTGATCGTGATGCACGGCTATGCCTTGCTGGCGTCGCGCATGCAGGGCTTGTTCCGCAATGCCCGCGCCGTACGCTGGCAGAACCGCGTCTTCGGCAGCGTGCTGATGGCGGTGGGCGCCGCGCTGTTCTTCGTGCGTCGCCATCCGGCCGGCTGA
- a CDS encoding YifB family Mg chelatase-like AAA ATPase produces the protein MGLALLHSRALTGIEARSVSVETHLANGLPAFNIVGLAETEVRESRERVRAAILNSGFEFPNRRITVNLAPADLPKESGRFDLPIALGILAASGQLPLNGLDGLEFAGELSLSGELRPVRGALAMAMGLARDNQARAAQGAAPRAFVVAAGNGPEAALIAGLAVLPAPTLLAVCAHLRPGGGERLVPAMPLALPAQPAVQADLAEVRGQVQARRALEVAAAGQHSALLVGPPGTGKSMLAQRFPALLPPMTLDEALESAAVLSLTAGGFQAARWGRRPFRAPHHTASAAALVGGGTAPRPGEISLAHHGVLFLDELPEFERRVLEVLREPLESGHITISRAAHQADFPARFHFIAAMNPCPCGYLGHPTRPCRCTPDQVLRYQSRLSGPLLDRIDLQVEVPAQSQQEVLDGPPGEASEAVRARVLQARARQLARQGKPNADLAPGETEAHCPLTPAAQSLLREAMAGFGWSARAYFRALKIARTIADLADAGQVDAPHAAEAIQYRRVLRTP, from the coding sequence ATGGGACTGGCACTGCTGCACAGCCGGGCGCTGACCGGCATCGAAGCCCGCTCGGTATCGGTCGAGACCCACCTGGCCAACGGCCTGCCGGCCTTCAATATCGTGGGGCTGGCCGAGACCGAGGTGCGTGAAAGCCGCGAGCGCGTGCGCGCCGCCATCCTCAACAGCGGCTTCGAATTCCCCAACCGGCGCATCACGGTCAACCTGGCCCCGGCCGACCTGCCCAAGGAGTCCGGCCGCTTCGACCTGCCGATCGCCCTGGGCATCCTGGCCGCCAGCGGGCAACTGCCGCTCAATGGCCTGGACGGGCTGGAGTTCGCCGGCGAACTGTCGCTGTCGGGCGAACTGCGTCCGGTGCGCGGTGCGCTGGCCATGGCGATGGGGCTGGCGCGCGACAACCAGGCGCGCGCAGCGCAGGGCGCCGCACCGCGCGCCTTCGTGGTCGCTGCGGGGAACGGGCCGGAAGCGGCCCTGATCGCCGGGCTGGCTGTGCTGCCGGCACCGACGCTGCTCGCCGTCTGCGCCCACCTGCGGCCCGGCGGCGGCGAGCGGCTGGTGCCGGCCATGCCGCTCGCCCTGCCTGCGCAGCCGGCCGTCCAGGCCGACCTGGCCGAAGTGCGCGGCCAGGTGCAGGCCCGCCGCGCGCTGGAGGTGGCGGCGGCCGGCCAACACTCCGCGCTGCTGGTCGGCCCGCCGGGCACAGGCAAGTCGATGCTGGCGCAGCGCTTCCCCGCGCTGCTGCCACCGATGACGCTGGACGAAGCGCTCGAATCGGCCGCCGTGCTGAGCCTCACCGCGGGTGGCTTCCAGGCCGCGCGCTGGGGCCGGCGGCCGTTCCGCGCACCGCACCACACCGCCTCGGCCGCGGCGCTGGTCGGCGGCGGCACCGCACCGCGCCCCGGAGAGATCTCGCTGGCCCACCATGGCGTGCTGTTCCTCGACGAGCTGCCGGAGTTCGAGCGCAGGGTGCTGGAAGTCCTGCGTGAACCCCTGGAATCCGGCCACATCACCATCTCGCGTGCCGCCCACCAGGCCGATTTTCCCGCCCGCTTTCACTTCATCGCCGCCATGAACCCCTGTCCCTGCGGCTACCTGGGCCACCCCACGCGGCCGTGCCGCTGCACGCCGGACCAGGTGCTGCGCTACCAGTCGCGCCTGTCCGGCCCGCTGCTGGACCGCATCGACCTGCAGGTGGAGGTGCCGGCACAGAGCCAGCAGGAGGTGTTGGACGGGCCGCCGGGCGAGGCCAGCGAAGCCGTGCGCGCTCGCGTGCTGCAGGCGCGCGCGCGCCAGCTGGCGCGCCAGGGCAAGCCCAACGCCGATCTCGCGCCGGGTGAGACCGAGGCACATTGCCCGCTGACGCCCGCGGCGCAATCCCTGTTGCGTGAGGCGATGGCCGGCTTCGGCTGGTCGGCGCGCGCCTACTTCCGGGCGCTGAAGATCGCCCGCACCATCGCCGACCTCGCCGATGCCGGCCAGGTGGACGCGCCGCACGCGGCGGAAGCCATCCAATACCGCCGCGTACTGCGCACGCCATGA
- a CDS encoding accessory factor UbiK family protein, with the protein MKPTDLFSDLQSKVSEALRNSPARDIEKNVRSMMTQGFAKLDLVTREEFDVQSQVLARTRARLEELEARVAELERRAGNASGT; encoded by the coding sequence ATGAAACCGACCGATCTCTTCTCCGACCTGCAGAGCAAGGTCAGTGAGGCGCTGCGCAATTCCCCCGCCAGGGACATCGAGAAAAACGTGCGCAGCATGATGACCCAGGGCTTCGCCAAGCTTGACCTGGTCACACGCGAGGAATTCGACGTGCAGTCGCAGGTGCTGGCGCGCACGCGTGCCCGGCTGGAAGAACTGGAAGCGCGCGTGGCCGAGCTGGAGCGCCGCGCCGGCAACGCCAGCGGGACCTGA